The following are encoded in a window of uncultured Pseudomonas sp. genomic DNA:
- a CDS encoding DNA-3-methyladenine glycosylase I — translation MRDYKWLHEYCLNRFGSIAALESMLPQSCSAEELRAISDDRYLSTLSLRVFRAGLKHSLVDAKWPAFEQVFFGFDPEKVVLMGAERLENLMQDARIIRHLGKLKSVPRNAQFILDVRQEKGSFGALIADWPVSDIVGLWKYLAKHGSQLGGLSAPRFLRMVGKDTFVPTDDVVAALKAQKIIDKAPTSLKERAAVQDAFNQWHQQSGRPLCQLSAMLALTVNH, via the coding sequence ATGCGTGACTACAAATGGCTGCACGAATACTGCCTGAACCGCTTCGGTTCGATCGCCGCACTGGAGTCAATGCTGCCACAGTCGTGCAGCGCCGAGGAATTGCGGGCGATCAGTGATGACCGCTACCTGTCGACGCTCAGCCTGCGAGTGTTTCGCGCCGGCCTTAAACACAGCCTGGTGGATGCCAAGTGGCCGGCGTTTGAGCAGGTGTTCTTCGGCTTCGATCCGGAGAAAGTGGTGCTGATGGGCGCAGAGCGCCTGGAAAACCTGATGCAGGATGCGCGCATCATTCGTCACTTGGGCAAGCTTAAGAGCGTGCCGCGCAATGCTCAGTTCATTCTCGATGTGCGCCAGGAAAAGGGCAGCTTCGGCGCGCTGATCGCCGATTGGCCAGTGAGCGATATCGTCGGGCTGTGGAAGTACCTGGCCAAACACGGCAGTCAGCTCGGCGGGCTCTCTGCGCCACGGTTTCTACGCATGGTTGGCAAGGACACGTTCGTGCCTACCGATGATGTGGTCGCAGCACTGAAGGCGCAGAAGATTATCGATAAAGCCCCGACCAGCCTAAAAGAGCGGGCAGCCGTGCAGGACGCCTTCAATCAGTGGCATCAGCAGAGCGGGCGGCCACTGTGTCAGCTGTCAGCGATGCTGGCGCTTACGGTTAATCACTAA
- a CDS encoding NAD-dependent deacylase translates to MEQAIKRVAQQLKQAERILLITGAGLSADSGLPTYRGLGGLYNGHTAEGLSIETALSGSMLQRDPALCWKYLAELGRACLGAQANAGHYAIAELQRRKPGCWLLTQNIDGYHRAAGSPMERLIEIHGELAPLYCQSCGAVDAELAAHLQRPLPPKCRQCAGVLRPPVVLFEEMLPEQAIDTLYAELGKGFDVVISIGTSASFPYIVEPLLRTRQAGGFTVDVNPQRTELSDRVDVHLPGRALDVLPELLSHI, encoded by the coding sequence ATGGAGCAGGCAATCAAGCGGGTCGCGCAGCAACTCAAGCAAGCCGAAAGAATTTTGCTAATTACCGGTGCCGGCTTGTCTGCCGATTCCGGTTTACCTACCTATCGCGGCCTGGGCGGTCTGTATAACGGTCATACCGCCGAAGGCCTGTCGATTGAAACCGCGTTATCGGGGTCGATGCTGCAGCGTGATCCGGCGCTGTGCTGGAAGTACCTGGCGGAGCTGGGCAGGGCGTGTTTGGGTGCCCAGGCCAATGCCGGGCATTACGCGATTGCTGAGCTACAGCGCAGAAAGCCAGGATGCTGGTTGCTAACGCAGAACATCGATGGCTACCACCGCGCAGCCGGTAGCCCGATGGAGCGGCTGATCGAGATTCACGGCGAGCTGGCTCCGTTGTATTGCCAGTCCTGCGGGGCGGTCGATGCGGAGCTGGCCGCGCACTTGCAGCGGCCATTGCCACCCAAATGCCGGCAATGCGCCGGGGTGCTGCGCCCGCCCGTGGTGCTGTTTGAAGAAATGCTCCCGGAGCAGGCCATCGATACGCTTTACGCCGAGCTAGGCAAAGGTTTTGATGTGGTCATCAGTATCGGCACCAGCGCCAGCTTTCCCTATATCGTCGAACCGCTGCTGCGCACGCGGCAAGCCGGTGGCTTTACGGTTGATGTCAACCCACAGCGTACCGAGCTGAGCGACAGGGTGGATGTACATTTGCCGGGGCGTGCCTTAGATGTTTTGCCGGAACTACTGAGTCACATTTAG
- a CDS encoding NlpC/P60 family protein, translating into MLQRLAPLVPIALSLVLAACANHAPQPQLSTQSSVFSSTDLAEFDEQAKEAALGDFTEEKAYKLPQLADGILSHGLSLVGTRYRFGGGSVSSGFDCSGFIGYLFKEEAGLKLPRSTREMINIDAPLVDRGDLKPGDLLFFSTNGGGRVSHAGIYMGDDQFIHSSSSRSGGVRVDSLDDRYWKRTFIEAKRALALAPTDSVVRHP; encoded by the coding sequence ATGCTCCAACGCCTCGCACCCCTCGTGCCTATCGCACTTTCCCTGGTTTTGGCCGCCTGCGCCAACCATGCTCCGCAACCGCAGCTGAGCACTCAATCCAGCGTGTTCTCCTCGACAGACCTTGCCGAGTTTGATGAACAAGCCAAAGAAGCCGCCCTTGGCGATTTCACCGAAGAAAAAGCCTACAAACTCCCGCAACTGGCCGATGGCATTCTGTCCCATGGCCTGTCGTTGGTGGGTACGCGCTACCGTTTTGGTGGTGGCTCGGTAAGTTCCGGCTTCGATTGCAGCGGTTTTATCGGTTACCTGTTTAAGGAAGAAGCGGGGCTCAAATTGCCACGCTCGACCCGTGAAATGATCAATATCGATGCACCGTTGGTGGATCGTGGTGACCTCAAGCCAGGCGATTTGCTGTTCTTCAGCACCAATGGTGGCGGCCGCGTCAGCCATGCCGGCATCTACATGGGTGATGATCAGTTCATCCATTCTTCCAGCAGCCGCAGTGGCGGTGTGCGGGTTGATAGCCTGGATGATCGCTATTGGAAGCGCACCTTTATCGAGGCCAAACGTGCCCTGGCGTTGGCGCCAACCGACTCGGTTGTACGTCACCCTTGA
- a CDS encoding C40 family peptidase, which translates to MTALSRISLLVLAALLSACASQAPAPSPQSTVYQPISGINGNADDVLFRALGLVGTPYRYGGNTPEGGFDCSGLIGFVYRDAAGIKLPRSTRELIRMRGPGVGRDALQSGDLLFFATNGGSQVSHAGIYVGNGRFVHAPSSGGTVRLDSLSNTYWQRTYLNAKRVFTAELAGNP; encoded by the coding sequence ATGACCGCTCTCTCCCGTATCAGTTTGCTTGTACTGGCCGCGCTGCTTAGCGCCTGCGCCAGCCAAGCCCCGGCACCAAGCCCGCAATCCACTGTTTATCAGCCCATCAGTGGCATTAACGGCAATGCTGATGATGTGCTGTTTCGTGCGTTGGGATTGGTGGGCACACCCTATCGTTATGGCGGTAACACCCCTGAAGGCGGCTTCGACTGCAGTGGCCTGATTGGCTTTGTTTATCGTGATGCGGCGGGCATCAAGCTGCCGCGCTCAACCCGTGAGCTGATCCGCATGCGCGGCCCGGGCGTTGGTCGCGATGCCCTGCAAAGCGGCGATCTGCTGTTCTTTGCCACCAATGGCGGCAGCCAGGTCAGTCATGCGGGCATTTACGTCGGCAACGGGCGTTTCGTGCATGCGCCTTCCAGCGGCGGAACCGTGCGCCTGGACAGCCTGAGCAATACTTATTGGCAGCGCACTTACTTGAATGCCAAGCGCGTATTCACCGCGGAGCTGGCGGGTAACCCCTAG
- a CDS encoding O-methyltransferase, translating into MTTQTLNLDASLYQYLLDVSLRETPLLKRLREETAQLSNSRWQIAPEQGQFMALLVQLMGARRIVEVGTFTGYSAICMAQAMPADGQLICCDIPGDYNATAERYWREAGLSGRIEQRLAPALQTLAALESEGLAGGVDLLFIDADKANYPAYLESALRLVRQGGLILFDNTLWSGRVLEKAPESADTQAIQALNLALRDDPRIDLSLLPLGDGLSLCRKR; encoded by the coding sequence ATGACCACGCAAACACTCAATCTCGATGCCAGTCTGTATCAGTACCTGCTCGACGTCTCGTTGCGTGAAACGCCATTGCTCAAGCGTCTGCGCGAAGAAACCGCGCAGCTGAGTAACTCGCGTTGGCAGATTGCCCCTGAGCAGGGCCAGTTTATGGCCTTGCTGGTGCAGTTGATGGGCGCGCGGCGGATTGTCGAAGTTGGCACCTTTACCGGTTACAGCGCCATCTGCATGGCCCAGGCCATGCCGGCCGATGGTCAGTTGATTTGTTGCGACATTCCCGGCGACTACAACGCCACCGCCGAGCGTTACTGGCGTGAGGCGGGGTTGAGTGGGCGTATCGAGCAGCGCCTGGCCCCGGCGCTGCAAACCCTGGCCGCGCTTGAAAGTGAAGGGCTGGCCGGGGGGGTTGATCTGCTGTTTATCGATGCCGATAAAGCCAACTATCCCGCCTACTTGGAATCGGCCTTGCGCCTGGTGCGCCAGGGCGGACTGATTCTGTTCGATAACACCCTGTGGAGTGGCCGGGTACTTGAAAAAGCCCCCGAGAGCGCCGACACCCAGGCGATTCAGGCGCTCAACCTGGCGCTGCGTGATGACCCGCGCATCGACCTGTCCCTGTTGCCGCTCGGCGATGGCTTGAGCCTGTGCCGTAAGCGCTGA
- the cobO gene encoding cob(I)yrinic acid a,c-diamide adenosyltransferase: MTESIERDARHQARMARKKALIDEKIAQAQDEYGLLLVHSGNGKGKSSSAFGMVARALGHGIKVGVVQFIKGAASTGEEAFFRRFPDEVSYHVMGEGFTWETQDRQRDIDKAREAWAVAAQLLSDPAIGLVVLDELNIALKYGYLELDAVLADIEARPLLQHVVVTGRGALPGMIEAADTVTEMSLVKHAFKAGVKAQKGVEF; encoded by the coding sequence ATGACTGAATCGATAGAGCGTGACGCCCGGCACCAAGCGCGCATGGCCCGCAAAAAAGCCCTGATCGATGAGAAGATTGCCCAGGCTCAGGATGAATACGGCCTGCTGCTGGTGCACAGCGGCAATGGCAAAGGCAAGAGCAGCAGCGCCTTTGGCATGGTCGCCCGCGCGCTGGGCCACGGCATCAAGGTCGGCGTGGTGCAATTTATCAAGGGTGCGGCCAGCACCGGCGAGGAGGCGTTCTTTCGGCGTTTTCCCGATGAAGTCAGCTACCACGTGATGGGTGAAGGTTTTACCTGGGAAACCCAGGATCGCCAGCGCGACATCGACAAGGCCCGCGAAGCCTGGGCGGTGGCGGCGCAGTTGCTCAGTGACCCGGCCATCGGCCTGGTGGTGCTCGATGAACTGAATATTGCCCTGAAATACGGCTACCTGGAGCTTGATGCGGTGCTTGCCGATATCGAAGCGCGACCGCTCCTCCAGCACGTGGTGGTAACGGGGCGTGGCGCGCTGCCAGGGATGATCGAAGCGGCGGATACCGTGACCGAGATGAGCCTGGTCAAACATGCGTTCAAAGCCGGGGTTAAGGCACAGAAGGGAGTCGAATTCTAA
- a CDS encoding cobyrinate a,c-diamide synthase: MSDSAARSCPALLIAAPASGQGKTTVTAALARLHSRQGKRVRVFKCGPDFLDPMILARASGAPVYQLDLWMVGAAESRRLLWQAAAEADLILIEGVMGLFDGTPSAADLARHFGVPVLAVIDGSAMAQTFGAMAHGLATFQPDLPFSGVLGNRVGSARHGEILRDALPASIRWYGALPRSAEVGLPSRHLGLVQAGELADLDARLDAAADALAASADTELPPPVSFAAPEQARPAPLLKGVRIGVARDSAFAFLYQANLDLLGELGAELKFFSPLTDAQLPEVDSLYLPGGYPELHLQRLEANQAMARAIRAHHGAGKPIHAECGGMLYLLDKLTDKQGASGQMLGLLSGEATLQPRMTAMALQQTELPEGLLRGHSFHYSALTSELQPLTRGECPNYKRTAEAVYRQGRLTASYIHFYLPSDPAAAAALFNPGAPA; this comes from the coding sequence ATGAGCGACTCTGCTGCCCGCTCATGCCCCGCGTTGTTAATCGCCGCCCCAGCCTCCGGTCAGGGTAAAACCACCGTGACGGCGGCCTTGGCGCGTTTGCACAGCCGCCAGGGCAAGCGTGTGCGGGTGTTTAAATGCGGCCCGGACTTTCTCGATCCGATGATCCTCGCCCGCGCCAGCGGCGCACCGGTGTATCAACTCGACCTGTGGATGGTCGGTGCCGCCGAGAGCCGCCGCTTACTCTGGCAGGCGGCCGCTGAAGCTGATTTGATTCTGATCGAAGGGGTGATGGGCCTGTTCGATGGCACCCCCTCGGCGGCCGATTTGGCCCGGCACTTCGGCGTGCCGGTGCTGGCGGTGATCGACGGCTCGGCCATGGCGCAGACTTTTGGGGCGATGGCCCATGGCCTGGCGACCTTCCAGCCCGATCTGCCGTTCTCCGGTGTGCTTGGCAACCGGGTTGGCAGTGCGCGGCATGGCGAGATTCTGCGCGATGCCTTGCCGGCCTCGATCCGCTGGTATGGCGCACTGCCACGCAGCGCCGAAGTTGGTTTGCCCAGTCGGCATCTGGGCCTGGTGCAGGCGGGGGAGTTGGCCGACCTAGATGCGCGCCTGGATGCCGCCGCCGATGCCTTGGCCGCCAGCGCCGACACCGAGTTGCCGCCACCCGTCAGCTTCGCCGCGCCAGAACAGGCAAGGCCAGCGCCGCTGCTCAAGGGCGTACGGATTGGGGTGGCACGTGACAGTGCCTTTGCCTTTCTGTACCAGGCCAATCTCGACCTGCTGGGTGAGTTGGGGGCTGAGCTTAAGTTCTTCTCGCCGCTGACGGATGCGCAGCTGCCCGAGGTCGACAGCCTCTATCTGCCCGGCGGTTACCCGGAACTGCACCTGCAGCGGCTTGAGGCCAATCAGGCTATGGCACGGGCGATTCGCGCACACCACGGGGCCGGCAAGCCGATCCATGCCGAGTGCGGCGGCATGCTCTATCTGCTCGACAAGCTGACCGACAAACAGGGCGCGAGCGGGCAGATGCTCGGCTTGTTAAGCGGTGAGGCGACGCTGCAACCACGCATGACCGCCATGGCCTTGCAGCAAACCGAGCTGCCGGAAGGCCTGTTGCGCGGCCACAGTTTCCACTACTCGGCGTTGACCAGCGAACTGCAGCCGCTGACCCGTGGTGAGTGCCCGAACTATAAACGCACCGCCGAGGCAGTCTATCGCCAGGGCCGGTTGACGGCCTCCTATATCCACTTCTATCTGCCGTCCGACCCGGCTGCAGCGGCGGCGTTGTTTAACCCCGGAGCGCCAGCATGA
- the bluB gene encoding 5,6-dimethylbenzimidazole synthase, producing MSEHAFSPEERAAVYRAIAERRDMRHFSGGEVPPELLARLLEAAHQAPSVGLMQPWRFIRITRPALRESIHGLVEEERVRTAEALGERSDEFMRLKVEGIRDCAELLVVALMEGREAHVFGRRTLPEMDQASLACAIQNLWLAARAEGLGMGWVSLFEPQALAALLGMPAGSKPLAVLCLGPVEAFYDAPMLAQEGWATPRPLSELLFENHWGTP from the coding sequence ATGAGCGAGCACGCCTTCAGCCCGGAGGAACGCGCGGCGGTCTACCGCGCCATCGCCGAGCGTCGCGATATGCGCCATTTCAGCGGCGGTGAGGTGCCCCCCGAGTTGCTCGCGCGCTTGCTTGAGGCCGCGCACCAGGCCCCCAGCGTTGGCTTGATGCAGCCGTGGCGGTTTATTCGGATTACCCGTCCGGCTTTGCGTGAGTCGATTCACGGCTTGGTGGAAGAGGAGCGGGTGCGCACTGCCGAGGCGCTGGGTGAGCGCAGTGATGAATTTATGCGGCTGAAAGTCGAGGGTATTCGCGACTGTGCCGAGCTGCTGGTGGTGGCCCTGATGGAGGGCCGTGAGGCCCATGTGTTTGGCCGGCGCACTTTGCCGGAAATGGACCAGGCCTCCTTGGCCTGCGCCATCCAGAACCTCTGGCTGGCTGCGCGCGCCGAAGGTTTAGGCATGGGCTGGGTGTCACTGTTTGAGCCCCAGGCTCTGGCCGCTCTGCTTGGCATGCCGGCCGGCAGCAAGCCGTTGGCAGTGTTGTGCCTGGGGCCGGTAGAGGCGTTCTATGACGCACCGATGCTGGCTCAGGAAGGTTGGGCGACGCCACGGCCACTGAGTGAACTGCTGTTTGAGAACCACTGGGGCACGCCATGA
- the cbiB gene encoding adenosylcobinamide-phosphate synthase CbiB: protein MSVALAACAGVALDAVFGESKGWHPLVAFGKLAERIEQRFNPAGGGWRSHGVSAWCLAVLPLTLLAWLLSQISGIGWALEIIALYAALGLKSLGEHARPVAQALRLGDLRLARERVGYMVSRNTADLDAAGVARAGTESVLENGSDAVFAALFWFLLAGAPGVVLYRLSNTLDAMWGYRNERYERFGWAAAKIDDGLNYLPARLVALTYALLGRTALALRCWRTQAPLWDSPNAGPVMAAGAGALGVSLGGAAEYHGELHVRPELGAGPQPKARDIERAINLVNGGVLLWLVLLLIGTFFYA from the coding sequence ATGAGTGTGGCGCTCGCTGCCTGCGCCGGGGTTGCCCTGGACGCGGTTTTTGGCGAATCCAAGGGTTGGCATCCGTTGGTGGCGTTCGGCAAATTGGCTGAGCGCATCGAACAACGCTTTAACCCGGCCGGTGGCGGCTGGCGCAGTCACGGTGTCAGCGCCTGGTGCCTGGCGGTGTTGCCGCTGACCCTGCTGGCCTGGCTGCTGAGCCAGATCAGCGGTATCGGTTGGGCGCTGGAGATTATTGCGCTGTACGCCGCGCTGGGCCTGAAAAGCCTGGGCGAGCATGCCCGGCCGGTGGCGCAGGCGCTGCGACTGGGCGATTTGCGCCTGGCCCGCGAGCGCGTTGGTTATATGGTCAGCCGCAATACCGCAGACCTGGACGCCGCCGGCGTGGCCCGTGCCGGCACCGAGTCGGTGCTCGAAAACGGCAGTGATGCGGTATTTGCCGCGCTGTTCTGGTTTCTCCTGGCCGGCGCACCGGGGGTGGTGTTGTATCGCCTGAGCAACACCCTGGACGCCATGTGGGGCTATCGCAATGAACGCTACGAGCGCTTCGGCTGGGCTGCGGCGAAGATCGACGATGGGCTCAATTACCTGCCGGCACGACTGGTCGCGCTGACTTACGCGCTGCTCGGCCGTACCGCACTGGCGCTGCGCTGCTGGCGAACCCAGGCGCCGTTGTGGGACAGCCCGAATGCCGGCCCGGTGATGGCGGCTGGCGCTGGCGCGCTGGGCGTCAGCCTCGGCGGCGCGGCTGAATATCACGGTGAGCTGCATGTGCGGCCTGAACTGGGTGCGGGACCACAACCCAAGGCACGGGATATCGAGCGCGCCATCAACCTGGTCAACGGCGGCGTGCTGCTGTGGCTGGTGCTACTGCTGATTGGGACGTTTTTTTATGCTTGA
- the cobD gene encoding threonine-phosphate decarboxylase CobD, whose translation MLEHGGRLRAAAQRYGIALSDWLDLSTGIAPYGWPLPAIPASAWARLPEAQDGLEAAACDYYGVSNLLPVAGSQAAIQALPRLLRSATVGIVSPAYAEHAAAWQREGHHLLEISEADIEDALQRLDVLLLVNPNNPTGRRFEPRQLLAWHARLAERGGWLVVDEAFIDCTPEYSLAAFSQQPGLVVLRSFGKFFGLAGIRLGFVLAQPGLLEQLAELLGPWAISGPSRVVAIALLQDQAGQRQQRERLLADGQRLAGLLSAQGLTPTGGSALFHYCRLPQAAELHGFLAARGILTRLFDTPPSLRFGLPPDEAGWQRLQQALIAYAGART comes from the coding sequence ATGCTTGAACACGGTGGTCGTCTACGCGCTGCGGCGCAGCGCTATGGCATTGCCCTGAGCGATTGGCTGGACCTCTCCACCGGCATCGCACCTTACGGATGGCCGCTGCCGGCGATTCCCGCGAGTGCCTGGGCGCGCCTGCCCGAGGCGCAGGACGGTCTCGAAGCGGCTGCCTGCGACTATTACGGGGTTAGCAATCTGCTGCCGGTGGCCGGCTCTCAGGCGGCGATTCAGGCGTTACCGCGTCTGCTGCGTAGCGCCACGGTCGGTATCGTCTCGCCAGCCTATGCCGAGCATGCGGCCGCCTGGCAGCGTGAAGGTCATCATCTGCTGGAAATCAGCGAAGCCGATATCGAGGATGCGCTGCAGCGCCTGGATGTGCTGCTGTTGGTCAATCCGAACAACCCCACTGGGCGACGTTTCGAACCCCGGCAGCTGCTGGCTTGGCACGCCCGCCTGGCTGAACGCGGCGGCTGGCTGGTGGTGGATGAAGCTTTTATCGATTGCACCCCCGAATACAGCCTGGCGGCTTTTAGTCAGCAGCCAGGGTTGGTCGTGCTGCGCTCGTTCGGCAAGTTTTTTGGCCTGGCGGGTATTCGTCTGGGCTTTGTCCTGGCCCAGCCGGGTTTGCTCGAACAGTTAGCGGAGTTGCTCGGCCCTTGGGCGATCAGTGGCCCGAGCCGGGTAGTCGCGATTGCGCTGCTGCAGGATCAAGCCGGCCAGCGCCAACAGCGTGAGCGCTTGTTGGCCGATGGCCAGCGTTTGGCCGGGCTACTCAGTGCCCAGGGGCTAACGCCGACTGGCGGCAGTGCGCTGTTCCATTACTGCCGCCTGCCGCAGGCGGCCGAGCTGCATGGGTTTCTCGCCGCTCGCGGCATTCTCACGCGGCTGTTCGATACACCACCGAGCCTGCGTTTCGGCCTGCCGCCTGATGAAGCGGGCTGGCAGCGTTTGCAGCAGGCGCTTATTGCCTATGCCGGAGCACGTACATGA
- a CDS encoding cobyric acid synthase: MTTLMVQGTTSDAGKSTLVTALCRWLKRQGVAVVPFKPQNMALNSAVTADGGEIGRAQAVQAQAAGLQAHTDMNPVLLKPNSDTGAQVIIHGRALSSMDALAYHDYKKVAMQAVLQSHQRLSAAYPVVMVEGAGSPAEINLRAGDIANMGFAEAVDCPVILIADIDKGGVFAHLVGTLALLSESEQARVQGFVINRFRGDIALLQPGLDWLEQRTGKPVLGVLPYLMDFHLEAEDAIDIRQGVKAAEVLKVVVPVLPRISNHTDFDPLRLHPQVELSFVGPGQPIPPADLIILPGSKSVRADLAFLRQQGWPAAIDKHLRYGGKLLGICGGLQMLGTRIDDPHGLEGAAGGSAGLGLLDFSTVLEAEKQLRNVHGQLCLENAAVSGYEIHAGVSSGAALDVAAVQLDDGRRDGAVSADGQVLGTYLHGLFERSEACSALLRWAGLREVQTVDYHALRERDIERLADLVEQHLDTSRLRQLCGL, translated from the coding sequence ATGACCACCCTGATGGTGCAGGGCACCACCTCCGATGCGGGTAAAAGCACCCTGGTCACCGCACTGTGCCGCTGGCTAAAACGTCAGGGCGTCGCGGTGGTGCCGTTCAAACCGCAGAACATGGCGCTCAACTCGGCAGTCACCGCTGATGGTGGCGAAATCGGCCGCGCCCAGGCGGTGCAGGCCCAGGCCGCAGGGTTGCAAGCGCACACCGATATGAACCCGGTGCTGCTCAAACCCAATAGCGACACCGGTGCACAGGTGATCATCCACGGCCGCGCCCTCAGCAGCATGGATGCGCTGGCCTATCACGATTACAAAAAGGTGGCGATGCAGGCGGTGCTGCAGTCGCACCAGCGCTTGAGTGCGGCCTACCCGGTGGTAATGGTGGAGGGCGCCGGCTCGCCGGCCGAAATCAACCTGCGTGCCGGCGATATCGCCAACATGGGCTTTGCCGAGGCGGTGGACTGCCCGGTGATTCTGATTGCCGATATCGACAAGGGTGGGGTGTTTGCCCACCTGGTCGGCACCCTGGCGCTGCTCTCCGAAAGCGAGCAGGCGCGGGTGCAGGGTTTTGTGATCAACCGTTTTCGCGGCGATATCGCCCTGTTGCAGCCGGGCCTGGATTGGCTGGAGCAACGCACCGGTAAGCCGGTGCTCGGGGTATTGCCGTATTTGATGGATTTTCACCTGGAAGCCGAGGACGCCATCGACATTCGTCAGGGCGTCAAGGCTGCCGAGGTGCTGAAAGTGGTGGTGCCGGTGTTGCCGCGCATCAGTAACCACACCGACTTCGACCCGCTGCGCCTGCACCCGCAGGTCGAGCTGAGCTTTGTTGGCCCCGGCCAGCCGATTCCTCCTGCTGACCTAATCATCCTGCCCGGCTCGAAAAGCGTGCGCGCCGATCTCGCCTTCCTCCGTCAGCAAGGTTGGCCGGCGGCTATCGACAAGCACCTGCGCTATGGCGGCAAACTGCTCGGCATTTGCGGCGGCTTACAGATGCTCGGAACGCGAATTGACGATCCCCATGGCCTGGAAGGTGCCGCAGGTGGCAGTGCTGGATTAGGCCTGCTGGATTTCAGCACCGTACTGGAGGCGGAGAAACAGCTGCGCAATGTGCACGGCCAGCTGTGTTTGGAAAATGCCGCGGTCAGTGGCTACGAAATTCATGCTGGCGTCAGCAGCGGCGCGGCCCTGGACGTGGCGGCGGTGCAGTTGGACGATGGTCGCCGCGATGGCGCAGTCAGTGCTGATGGCCAGGTGCTCGGTACTTACCTGCATGGCCTGTTTGAACGCAGCGAGGCGTGTAGCGCGCTGCTGCGCTGGGCGGGGCTGCGCGAGGTGCAAACGGTGGATTACCACGCACTGCGCGAGCGCGATATCGAGCGCCTGGCTGATCTGGTTGAACAGCATCTGGATACGTCTCGGCTACGTCAGCTCTGTGGTCTGTGA
- the cobU gene encoding bifunctional adenosylcobinamide kinase/adenosylcobinamide-phosphate guanylyltransferase, whose amino-acid sequence MLELILGGARSGKSRLAEKLASESGLAVTYIATSQALDGEMDARIQHHRERRPSTWGLVEEPLALAQVLREHAAADKCLLVDCLTLWLTNLLMLDDPERLPAEREALLECLTALPGRIILVSNETGLGVVPLGELTRRYVDEAGWLHQALAERCQRVVFTVAGLPMVLKGAAL is encoded by the coding sequence ATGCTTGAACTGATTCTCGGCGGTGCCCGTTCCGGCAAGAGCCGCTTGGCCGAAAAGCTGGCCAGCGAGTCTGGCCTGGCGGTGACCTATATCGCCACCAGCCAGGCGCTGGATGGCGAGATGGATGCGCGTATTCAGCATCACCGCGAGCGTCGTCCGTCCACCTGGGGGCTGGTAGAGGAGCCGTTGGCGCTGGCCCAGGTGCTGCGTGAGCACGCCGCAGCTGACAAGTGCCTGTTGGTCGATTGCCTGACCCTGTGGCTGACCAATCTGCTGATGCTCGATGACCCTGAGCGCTTGCCCGCCGAGCGCGAGGCGTTGCTCGAATGCCTGACGGCTTTGCCGGGACGGATTATTCTGGTCAGTAATGAAACCGGCCTCGGCGTGGTGCCACTGGGTGAACTCACCCGCCGCTATGTGGATGAGGCCGGCTGGCTGCATCAGGCTTTGGCCGAGCGCTGTCAGCGCGTGGTGTTTACCGTGGCGGGTTTGCCGATGGTCTTGAAAGGAGCAGCGCTATGA